AAATCATTTTCCGATCAGCGAAGTTCGGATCGAAACGATCTATATCGATCACAACAAGTCATCGCACTTCAGACCCATTAGAGACTCGATTGCCATTTACTTCGTTTTATTGCGTCACTCCGCAAATTCAATAGCAACGGCGATCATCGATTACATCGTTTTCGCTGTCGCCATCGGCTTTGGCTTACCACTTCTCGCCGCAATCACTGTGGCGCGCCTGATGGCTGGTGTGTTCAATTTTGCTGTTGGCCGCACCCTCGTATTCCGATCGACTGCCCCCGTGATGATGGAGGCGATCAAGTATTCGATGCTAGTCGTCGTCATGATGCTAACGGCTTATTTCGGCATCTACTACCTGAGCACATATGTTGGTGTGCCACTTCTGCTGGCGAAGCTCCTAGTAGAGCTTGCGGTATTCATTCTCGGTTTCGCCGTGCAGCGCGTTTTCGTTTTCCAAGGAGCGGCGCAATCCGCCGACAAGACCCCATGAGCATGGATCCGCGCCCCACAGACTGGGAAGCCTACTATCGTGGGCGCAGCGGACCGGGGAGCCCGACGAGAACCATTACCAAGAATCTCATCCTCAACGCCGTAGCGGATCTGGCGACCACCCCCCCACTCAAATCATCGAGTTCGGCGGTGGGGACAGCTGTTTCTATCCTGCCTTCCGGCAGGCCTACCCCACAGCTAGATACATCGCAGCGGACAACAGCGAGGTTGGAATCCGCAAGTTCCGAGAGAGTAACCAGTCCGCGCTCACGGACACAGTGCAGATCGACCTTTTGAACGATACGCTCAAACAGAAGGGAGACCTCGTTTACAGCGTAGGCCTCATCGAGCATTTTGAGCCAAAAGATACGGCGCGCATGATTCATGCGCACTTCGAGGCGGCCATTCCGGGCGGCCTAGTCTTAATCACCTATCCAACTCCCACGCTGCCCTACCGCACGATCCGGGGAGCAGCCGAGATGCTCGGCGTCTGGAAATTCCATGACGAGCGCCCTCTGGCGTACGACGAGGTCGGGCGCGAAATGGAAAAATACGGGCAAATCATATTTCGCAAGATGAACTGGTTCATCGGGCTGACGCAGGAAATTCTTGTGGCAAGGGTCGGCGCGTGAATACCATGGACCGAACTGAGACAGTTGTTCAGCTGCCGCGCCCCTCAACTATAACGACGCTAGGCTGGATGATCGGGCTCACGATCTTCTCCTTTCTGTACTGGATGGCGTACGTACCCCATCAGAATCTCCATGATGGGGCGCACTACGTCGTGTCCGGAGTGTCGCTAGTTCGCGATCAGGCGAACATCAATTACCCCTACCATCCGCATCGCTGGGGCAACGCC
This region of Phreatobacter aquaticus genomic DNA includes:
- a CDS encoding methyltransferase domain-containing protein — encoded protein: MRYSFSVSPCSAFSFSKERRNPPTRPHEHGSAPHRLGSLLSWAQRTGEPDENHYQESHPQRRSGSGDHPPTQIIEFGGGDSCFYPAFRQAYPTARYIAADNSEVGIRKFRESNQSALTDTVQIDLLNDTLKQKGDLVYSVGLIEHFEPKDTARMIHAHFEAAIPGGLVLITYPTPTLPYRTIRGAAEMLGVWKFHDERPLAYDEVGREMEKYGQIIFRKMNWFIGLTQEILVARVGA